The DNA segment TGTAGTCTAGATGTCGTATGGAAGTAGAGAACCAAGAGAAATGCACAAGGCAGTTTGCGCGGAATGTAAACAAGAATGTGAAGTTCCGTTCAAACCTGACGGAAGCAGACCCGTATACTGCCGAGAATGCTATGCAAAGAGAAGACCCCCAAGAAGAAATAGATATTAAACTCACAAGCTGACTTCCTATTCTTCGTTCACAAT comes from the Candidatus Bathyarchaeota archaeon genome and includes:
- a CDS encoding DNA-directed RNA polymerase; this encodes MSYGSREPREMHKAVCAECKQECEVPFKPDGSRPVYCRECYAKRRPPRRNRY